In Desulfarculaceae bacterium, the following are encoded in one genomic region:
- a CDS encoding M48 family metalloprotease: MLFAQIIAFILVMVVFEAYQPGKPALGPWESYLASAVLAAMLWLGARLAVSMHLGRAGLFRRGRGPAARARRLVAQLHGAAILCLMLMITVADLKAYLMTWPGMATWETLRGLVAVGLYLLLLAVVWGASHRLENAGGLGGLGRGDYLGGQVRMVAPVIFPWFAVSLCRDVLVHLWPGARAWLDSGLGSLAYLIVFVGALALLFPALVKRWWGCKPLPQGRVRAVCGAVLEHTGVAVGEMLTWPLMGGRLLTAGVLGLVPRLRYLLITPGLADALDNDELAGVVAHEAGHVRLKHLWYYLMFFTGFFFAAYALSGPMSLVMSLLVWWLAGSAWGLDILSSDGAGGAMSILLALPLVVLLVVYLRLVMGFFMRHFERQADLFSLRVMGAADPLVRSLEKIATLSGDTRDTPSWHHFSIAQRVEALRRAEAEPGRIAAQAKLINRGLKVFFIALALTIAGGLAVDHLGLDQMVKQSTVARLVEQEIAAHPHDARLHMQLGAILFEQGREREGLARLEGALALAPGDPEVINGLAWCLAIAQDPALKNPRRALELARRAVTLSPSAHIWDTLAEAYFVNHDYHRAVAAARAALAANPRQRREYYEGQLRRFQNALQQEKR, encoded by the coding sequence GTGCTTTTCGCCCAGATCATAGCCTTCATCCTGGTGATGGTGGTCTTCGAGGCCTACCAGCCCGGCAAGCCCGCCTTGGGGCCCTGGGAGAGCTATCTGGCCAGCGCGGTCCTGGCGGCCATGCTCTGGCTGGGGGCGCGTCTGGCGGTTTCCATGCACCTGGGCCGGGCGGGGCTGTTCCGCCGGGGCCGGGGACCGGCCGCGCGGGCGCGCCGCCTGGTGGCCCAGCTGCACGGCGCGGCCATCCTCTGCCTAATGCTCATGATCACCGTGGCCGACCTGAAGGCCTATCTCATGACTTGGCCGGGCATGGCCACCTGGGAGACCCTGCGCGGCCTGGTGGCGGTGGGGCTCTACCTGCTCCTGCTGGCCGTGGTGTGGGGCGCGTCCCACCGCCTGGAGAACGCCGGCGGCCTGGGCGGCCTGGGCCGGGGCGACTATCTGGGCGGCCAGGTGCGCATGGTGGCCCCGGTCATCTTCCCCTGGTTCGCGGTGAGCCTGTGCCGCGACGTATTGGTGCACCTGTGGCCCGGGGCGCGGGCCTGGCTGGACAGCGGCCTGGGCAGCCTGGCCTATCTCATCGTCTTCGTGGGGGCCCTGGCCCTGTTGTTCCCGGCCCTGGTCAAGCGCTGGTGGGGCTGCAAACCCCTGCCCCAAGGCCGGGTGCGCGCGGTGTGCGGCGCGGTCTTGGAGCACACCGGGGTGGCGGTGGGCGAGATGCTCACCTGGCCCCTCATGGGCGGGCGCCTCTTGACCGCCGGGGTGCTGGGGCTCGTGCCCCGCCTGCGCTATCTGCTCATCACCCCCGGCCTGGCCGACGCCCTGGACAACGACGAGCTGGCCGGGGTGGTGGCCCACGAGGCGGGTCACGTGCGCCTGAAGCACCTGTGGTACTACCTCATGTTCTTCACGGGCTTCTTTTTCGCGGCCTATGCCCTGTCCGGTCCCATGAGCCTGGTGATGAGCCTGTTGGTCTGGTGGCTGGCGGGCAGCGCCTGGGGCCTGGACATCCTCTCCAGCGATGGCGCGGGCGGGGCCATGAGCATACTGCTGGCCCTGCCCCTGGTGGTCTTGCTGGTGGTTTACCTGCGCCTGGTCATGGGCTTTTTCATGCGCCACTTCGAGCGCCAGGCCGACCTGTTCTCCCTGCGCGTAATGGGCGCGGCCGATCCCCTGGTGCGGTCCCTGGAAAAAATCGCCACCCTGTCCGGCGACACCCGCGACACCCCTTCCTGGCACCACTTCTCCATCGCCCAGCGGGTGGAGGCCTTGCGTAGGGCCGAGGCCGAGCCCGGACGCATCGCGGCCCAGGCCAAGCTGATCAACCGGGGCCTCAAGGTGTTCTTCATCGCCCTGGCCCTCACCATCGCGGGGGGCTTGGCCGTGGACCACCTGGGCCTGGACCAGATGGTCAAGCAGTCCACCGTGGCCCGCCTGGTGGAGCAGGAGATCGCGGCCCACCCCCACGACGCCCGTTTGCACATGCAGCTCGGCGCGATTCTCTTCGAGCAGGGCCGGGAGCGCGAGGGCCTGGCCCGTTTGGAGGGCGCCCTGGCCCTGGCCCCGGGCGACCCGGAGGTGATCAACGGCCTGGCCTGGTGCCTGGCCATCGCTCAGGACCCGGCCCTCAAGAACCCCCGCCGCGCCCTGGAGCTGGCCCGCCGGGCGGTGACCCTCTCGCCCTCGGCCCACATTTGGGACACCCTGGCCGAGGCCTACTTCGTGAACCACGACTACCACCGTGCGGTGGCCGCGGCCCGGGCCGCCCTGGCGGCCAACCCCCGCCAACGGCGCGAGTATTACGAAGGCCAATTGCGCCGCTTCCAGAACGCCCTGCAACAGGAGAAAAGGTGA
- a CDS encoding lipid-binding SYLF domain-containing protein translates to MRLKYSLVACLTALALMASMAVVAFAAEKDKAVLKVDEATVVVMKMMGTEDKGVARDLLKKAKAVAIFPGVFKAGFIVGGEGGTGVILARVKGGWTGPAFYTIAGASVGFQIGASSTDFLMMVMTNNGLAGILKGHAKLGGDASVAAGPVGRTASGGSTFSGKDSDIYSYSQSAGAFAGVSLNGAGLEFDAERTKAYYGKSYTAEQILKENKAPKPGSAMKLINELNKYSK, encoded by the coding sequence ATGCGTTTGAAATACAGCCTAGTGGCTTGCTTGACCGCCCTGGCCCTGATGGCCTCCATGGCGGTGGTGGCTTTCGCGGCCGAAAAAGACAAGGCCGTGCTCAAGGTAGACGAGGCCACGGTGGTGGTCATGAAGATGATGGGCACCGAGGACAAGGGCGTGGCCCGCGACCTGCTCAAGAAGGCCAAGGCCGTGGCCATCTTCCCCGGCGTGTTCAAAGCCGGCTTCATCGTGGGCGGCGAGGGCGGCACCGGCGTCATCCTGGCCCGGGTCAAGGGCGGCTGGACCGGCCCCGCCTTCTACACCATCGCGGGCGCCAGCGTGGGCTTCCAGATCGGCGCGTCCTCCACTGACTTCCTGATGATGGTCATGACCAACAACGGCCTGGCCGGCATCCTCAAGGGCCACGCCAAGCTGGGCGGCGACGCCTCGGTGGCCGCCGGTCCCGTGGGCCGCACCGCCAGCGGCGGCAGCACCTTCTCGGGCAAGGACAGCGACATCTACTCCTACTCCCAGAGCGCCGGCGCCTTTGCCGGGGTGTCCCTGAACGGGGCTGGCCTGGAGTTCGACGCGGAGCGCACCAAGGCCTACTACGGCAAGTCCTACACCGCCGAGCAGATTCTCAAGGAGAACAAGGCTCCCAAGCCCGGTTCGGCCATGAAGCTCATCAACGAGCTGAACAAGTACAGCAAGTAG
- a CDS encoding alkaline phosphatase family protein, which yields MIPRRAAVIGLDCLEPSLAFGELAGHMPHLNTLRARGRWGRLTSCIPPITVPAWMCLATGQDPGQLGLYGFRNRRDHSYEAMATATAEMVEAPRLWDLAGAAGLTSVVLGWPLTYPAAPLKGAMVAGPLTPAGSRQGVWPASLGPRLKRWAGGEYLYDIPNFRAAPRAELAARLDTMAQRRFAVAHGLLGLYAPELFMMVEMSSDRLHHAFWGEPDILAAHYALLDRLLGGLVAALPPETLVLVVSDHGAKSLEGGLAINQWLRHEGYLTLKEPPAGPAPLTPDMVDWPRTLAWAEGGYYSRIFLNVAGREPQGALPPERAEDLAGELAAKLEALAGPDGSPLGNQVFRPRDIYRAVTRVAPDLILHPGGLGWRALATVEPAPEPIFTPGNDTGPDGANHAQHGVLVAALAGGAPLGEAGQELDGASLYDVFPSLGAWLDLDAPLQGPGTAWNWLPA from the coding sequence GTGATCCCCCGCCGGGCGGCGGTGATCGGCCTGGACTGCCTGGAGCCCTCCCTGGCCTTCGGCGAGCTGGCCGGGCACATGCCCCACCTGAACACCCTGCGCGCACGCGGCCGCTGGGGCCGCCTCACTTCCTGCATCCCGCCCATCACCGTGCCCGCCTGGATGTGCCTGGCCACGGGCCAAGACCCGGGCCAGCTGGGGCTCTACGGCTTCCGCAACCGGCGGGATCACTCCTACGAAGCCATGGCCACGGCCACGGCGGAGATGGTCGAGGCCCCGCGCCTGTGGGACCTGGCCGGGGCGGCGGGGCTCACCTCGGTGGTGCTGGGCTGGCCGCTCACCTATCCCGCCGCGCCCCTCAAGGGAGCCATGGTGGCCGGTCCCCTGACCCCGGCGGGCTCGCGGCAAGGGGTGTGGCCCGCCAGCCTGGGGCCGCGCCTCAAGCGCTGGGCCGGGGGGGAGTACCTTTACGACATCCCCAACTTCCGCGCCGCCCCCCGCGCGGAGCTGGCCGCCCGCCTGGACACCATGGCCCAACGCCGTTTCGCCGTGGCCCACGGCCTGCTGGGTCTCTACGCGCCCGAGCTGTTCATGATGGTGGAGATGTCCTCGGACCGGCTGCACCATGCCTTTTGGGGCGAGCCGGACATCCTGGCCGCGCACTACGCCCTGCTGGACCGCCTGCTGGGCGGGCTGGTGGCCGCCCTGCCCCCGGAGACCCTGGTGCTGGTGGTGAGCGACCACGGGGCCAAGAGCCTGGAAGGAGGCCTGGCCATCAACCAATGGCTGCGGCACGAGGGCTACCTGACCCTCAAGGAGCCGCCTGCCGGGCCCGCTCCCCTCACCCCCGACATGGTGGACTGGCCCCGCACCCTGGCCTGGGCCGAGGGCGGCTACTACAGCCGCATCTTCTTGAACGTCGCGGGCCGCGAACCCCAGGGCGCGCTGCCCCCGGAGCGGGCCGAGGACCTGGCCGGGGAGCTGGCCGCCAAGCTGGAGGCCCTGGCGGGCCCGGACGGGAGCCCCCTGGGCAACCAGGTGTTTCGGCCCCGGGACATCTACCGCGCGGTAACGCGGGTGGCCCCGGATCTGATTCTGCACCCCGGCGGCCTGGGCTGGCGGGCCCTGGCCACGGTGGAGCCCGCGCCCGAGCCTATCTTCACCCCGGGCAACGACACCGGCCCGGACGGAGCCAACCACGCCCAACACGGAGTGCTGGTGGCCGCCCTGGCCGGGGGCGCCCCCCTGGGGGAGGCGGGCCAGGAGCTAGACGGGGCCTCGCTTTACGACGTTTTCCCCTCCCTGGGCGCCTGGTTGGACCTTGATGCGCCCTTGCAAGGCCCCGGAACCGCCTGGAACTGGCTTCCCGCCTGA